In bacterium, a single window of DNA contains:
- a CDS encoding DUF364 domain-containing protein, whose protein sequence is MAVADQEHLLEEMIADLPGDAEVEDVCIGPFDTLVKSAGWGLSSTFRDPCSGHDPAWVRGAGELVGKSARELARLALSPRLLEASLGMAALNSLLAANGRGCPEINAARIVADRARGKNLVVVGDFPFLRKLEGEVRSLTVIGRPPGEGEEGVREAAGPLSRADVAAVSASAFINRTAADLLALCPRAYTVLLGPTAPFSPVLFRRGVDVVCGSRVEDPARVRAYVSQGASFRQIRGLKLVAWFKPEAAGA, encoded by the coding sequence AGGTCGAGGACGTCTGCATCGGGCCCTTCGACACCCTGGTCAAGAGCGCGGGCTGGGGGCTGTCGAGCACCTTCCGCGACCCCTGTTCCGGGCACGATCCGGCCTGGGTCCGGGGGGCGGGGGAGCTGGTGGGTAAGTCAGCCCGGGAACTGGCCCGGCTCGCCCTCTCCCCGCGCCTGCTGGAGGCGTCGCTGGGCATGGCCGCCCTCAACTCCCTGCTGGCGGCCAACGGACGGGGCTGCCCGGAAATCAACGCCGCCCGCATCGTGGCCGATCGCGCCCGGGGGAAGAACCTGGTCGTGGTCGGCGATTTCCCCTTCCTCAGGAAGCTGGAGGGGGAAGTCCGTTCCCTGACCGTGATCGGCCGACCTCCCGGGGAAGGGGAGGAAGGGGTCCGGGAAGCGGCCGGGCCCCTCTCCCGGGCCGACGTCGCCGCCGTTTCGGCCAGCGCCTTCATCAACCGCACCGCCGCCGACCTCCTCGCCCTCTGCCCCCGGGCCTACACCGTCCTCCTGGGGCCGACCGCCCCCTTCAGCCCCGTCCTCTTCCGCCGCGGGGTCGACGTCGTCTGCGGCTCCCGGGTCGAGGACCCGGCCCGGGTCCGGGCCTACGTCTCCCAGGGCGCCTCCTTCCGGCAGATCCGGGGCCTGAAGCTGGTCGCCTGGTTCAAGCCGGAGGCGGCCGGTGCTTGA